One Mycolicibacterium sarraceniae genomic window carries:
- a CDS encoding ArsR/SmtB family transcription factor, whose protein sequence is MKIAIHTDALARFGCALSDPTRAEILLLLRENPGYPSDLAERIGVSRQILSNHLACLRGCGLVVSEPEGRRSRYELADTRIAKAIDDLIGLVLTVDPACCPAADTEDCC, encoded by the coding sequence ATGAAGATCGCCATCCACACCGACGCCCTGGCTCGATTCGGCTGTGCCCTGTCCGATCCCACCCGCGCCGAGATCCTGCTCTTGCTGCGCGAAAACCCCGGGTACCCGTCGGATCTGGCCGAGCGGATCGGTGTGTCTCGCCAGATCCTGTCCAACCACCTCGCCTGCCTGCGGGGCTGCGGCCTGGTGGTCAGCGAACCCGAGGGCCGGCGCAGCCGCTACGAGCTGGCCGATACCCGGATCGCCAAGGCGATCGACGATCTGATCGGGCTGGTACTCACCGTCGACCCGGCCTGCTGCCCGGCGGCCGACACCGAGGACTGCTGCTGA
- a CDS encoding PfkB family carbohydrate kinase: protein MEAIDTAGSGDFFAGVLAADRLAGHDRALRRACAAGALATLVPGTGDCTPTAEAVDDVLTQY from the coding sequence GTGGAGGCCATCGATACCGCCGGTTCGGGTGACTTCTTCGCCGGCGTGCTGGCCGCGGACCGGCTGGCCGGCCATGACCGTGCGCTTCGCCGAGCCTGCGCGGCGGGCGCACTGGCCACCCTGGTGCCCGGCACCGGCGACTGCACACCCACCGCCGAGGCGGTCGACGATGTGCTCACCCAGTACTGA
- a CDS encoding enoyl-CoA hydratase/isomerase family protein, with protein sequence MTDTETPRPPDGDWLGTKFLKFTREGGFGVCTLDRPEARNAMTPAMYFGIKYAVNHVGSDPDLAGLLITGTGDVFAPGGDMAGAGEDNWLTFGAALGMDALPFDTLRQSAKPVVAAVNGLCQGGGLQIALCADMAVVSDRATFRVPELYRGIADTYHSQMLARLIGPVRTRDLMFTGRTLTADEARDWGMVARVVPHEDLAEAAREILAQCCRTAPGARSVVKSSLDNYLGLYDRIGMQRSLGSPESIEGFMAFKERRSPDWVHPDLRIDGRL encoded by the coding sequence ATGACAGACACCGAGACTCCGCGGCCGCCCGACGGTGACTGGCTGGGCACGAAGTTCCTGAAGTTCACCCGGGAGGGCGGGTTCGGGGTGTGCACCCTGGACCGGCCCGAGGCGCGCAACGCGATGACCCCAGCGATGTACTTCGGCATCAAGTACGCCGTGAACCACGTGGGGTCTGATCCCGACCTGGCCGGTCTGCTGATCACCGGCACCGGCGACGTTTTCGCCCCCGGTGGCGATATGGCCGGTGCTGGCGAGGACAACTGGCTGACCTTCGGGGCGGCGCTGGGCATGGACGCCCTGCCGTTCGACACGCTGCGGCAATCCGCCAAGCCGGTGGTGGCCGCGGTCAACGGGCTGTGCCAGGGCGGTGGGCTGCAGATCGCGTTATGCGCCGATATGGCGGTGGTCAGTGACCGCGCCACGTTCCGCGTCCCTGAGCTCTACCGCGGTATCGCCGACACCTATCACAGCCAGATGCTGGCACGGCTGATCGGCCCGGTCCGCACCCGTGACCTGATGTTCACCGGCCGCACCCTGACCGCCGACGAGGCCCGGGACTGGGGCATGGTCGCGCGCGTGGTCCCCCACGAGGACCTCGCCGAGGCGGCCCGCGAGATCCTCGCCCAATGCTGTCGCACCGCACCCGGCGCACGCTCGGTGGTGAAGTCGAGCCTGGACAACTACCTGGGCCTCTACGACCGGATCGGGATGCAGCGCAGCCTCGGCTCACCGGAGTCCATCGAGGGCTTCATGGCGTTCAAGGAACGCCGGTCGCCGGACTGGGTGCACCCGGACCTGCGCATCGACGGCAGGCTCTGA
- a CDS encoding methyltransferase family protein, with the protein MATIALILFAVFAAVGFGWRSWEQHRRTGSTGFKGISGQLGSVEWLAGVGFVVALIGAVVAPALQLAGVIAALPILIAWWIQLTGIVFAVAGTATMVWAQLDMGDSWRIGVDDGETTTLVRTGLFGRVRNPVFTAMLLFGAGLVLITPNILALIAFALLAGTIELQVRVVEEPYLLRVHGRAYRDYAATVGRFIPGVGRRIAH; encoded by the coding sequence ATGGCCACCATCGCATTGATCCTGTTCGCCGTCTTCGCAGCGGTCGGATTCGGCTGGCGCAGTTGGGAACAGCACCGCCGCACCGGGTCGACCGGCTTCAAAGGCATCAGCGGACAGCTGGGGTCGGTCGAGTGGCTGGCCGGCGTCGGGTTCGTGGTAGCGCTGATCGGCGCCGTGGTGGCGCCGGCGCTCCAGCTGGCCGGCGTCATCGCTGCCCTCCCGATCCTGATCGCGTGGTGGATTCAGTTGACCGGCATCGTCTTTGCGGTGGCGGGCACCGCGACCATGGTGTGGGCGCAGCTCGATATGGGTGACTCGTGGCGCATCGGGGTGGACGACGGCGAGACGACGACGCTTGTTCGCACCGGCTTGTTCGGCCGGGTGCGCAACCCGGTCTTCACCGCCATGCTGCTGTTCGGTGCCGGGCTGGTGCTGATCACGCCGAACATCTTGGCGCTCATCGCCTTTGCACTGCTGGCCGGCACGATCGAACTACAGGTTCGCGTGGTCGAGGAACCATATCTGCTGCGCGTGCACGGCCGGGCCTACCGAGATTACGCCGCCACGGTCGGCCGCTTCATCCCCGGCGTCGGCCGGCGGATCGCTCACTAG
- a CDS encoding NAD(+) synthase, which yields MDFYSAYRHGFARLAACTHRTVLADPAANAESVLRIAKACHDDSVAVAVFPELTLSGYSIEDILLQDSLLDAVEDALLAIIAASADLFPVLVVGAPLRYLHRIYNTAVVIHRGAVLGVAPKSYLPTYREFYERRQVAAGDDVTGTIRIGGADVPFGPDLLFAADDVSGLVLHVEICEDMWVPVPPSAEAALAGATVLANLSGSPITIGRAEDRKLLARSASARCLAAYVYAAAGEGESSTDLAWDGQTMIYENGRLLAESERFPNGERRSVADVDLDLLRSERVRMGTFDDNRRHHQNRLKSFRRIGFRIDPPSGDIGLLRAVERFPFVPSDPFRLEQDCYEGYNIQVAGLVQRLRALNYPKLVIGVSGGLDSTHALIVAAHAMDREGRPRGDILAFTLPGFATGEHTKNNAIRLSQTLGVTFAELDIRDTATLMLTEIDHPFGRGEPVYDVTFENVQAGLRTDYLFRLANQRGGIVLGTGDLSELGLGWSTYGVGDQMSHYNVNGGVPKTLIQHLIRWVISSGQFEDEVGEILQSVLDTEITPELVPAGEDEEIQSSEAKVGPYSLQDFSLFQVLRYGFRPSKIAFLAWHAWNDPDSGSWPPGYPEGKRPAYSLKEIRHWLGVFAARYYSFSQFKRSALPNGPKVSHGGSLSPRGDWRAPSDMSARIWLAEIEREIPED from the coding sequence ATGGATTTCTACTCGGCCTACCGGCACGGCTTCGCGCGGCTGGCCGCCTGCACCCACCGCACGGTGCTCGCGGATCCCGCCGCCAACGCCGAATCGGTGCTGCGGATCGCCAAGGCGTGCCACGACGACAGCGTCGCGGTCGCGGTGTTCCCCGAACTCACGCTGTCGGGTTACTCCATCGAAGACATTCTGCTACAGGACTCGCTGCTCGATGCGGTCGAGGACGCCCTGCTCGCCATCATCGCGGCGTCGGCCGACCTGTTTCCCGTGCTGGTGGTCGGTGCGCCCCTGCGCTACCTGCACCGCATTTACAACACGGCGGTGGTGATCCACCGCGGTGCGGTGCTCGGCGTGGCGCCGAAGTCCTACCTGCCGACATATCGGGAGTTCTACGAACGACGCCAGGTCGCCGCCGGTGACGACGTGACGGGCACGATCCGGATCGGCGGGGCGGACGTGCCGTTCGGCCCGGATCTGTTGTTCGCGGCCGACGATGTGTCCGGGCTGGTGCTGCACGTCGAAATCTGCGAGGACATGTGGGTGCCGGTGCCGCCGAGCGCAGAGGCCGCACTGGCGGGTGCGACGGTGCTGGCGAACCTGTCCGGCAGTCCGATCACCATCGGCCGGGCCGAGGACCGCAAGCTGCTGGCCCGCTCGGCGTCGGCGCGCTGCCTGGCGGCCTACGTCTATGCCGCTGCCGGTGAAGGTGAATCCAGCACCGACCTGGCCTGGGACGGCCAGACGATGATCTACGAAAACGGCCGTCTGCTCGCCGAATCCGAGCGCTTCCCCAACGGGGAGCGCCGTTCGGTCGCTGACGTCGACCTGGATCTCTTGCGCTCCGAGCGAGTGCGGATGGGCACCTTCGACGATAATCGTCGTCACCACCAAAACCGGCTGAAGTCGTTCCGGCGCATCGGTTTCCGGATCGACCCGCCCAGCGGCGACATCGGCCTGCTGCGGGCGGTCGAACGCTTTCCGTTCGTGCCCAGCGATCCGTTCCGGCTGGAGCAGGATTGCTACGAGGGTTACAACATTCAGGTGGCCGGGCTCGTGCAGCGGCTGCGCGCGCTGAATTACCCCAAGCTGGTGATCGGGGTGTCCGGCGGTCTGGACTCGACGCACGCACTGATCGTGGCCGCACATGCGATGGACCGAGAAGGCCGGCCCCGCGGCGATATACTCGCTTTCACGCTGCCCGGTTTCGCGACCGGCGAGCACACCAAGAACAATGCGATCAGGCTCTCGCAGACCCTGGGTGTCACGTTCGCCGAGCTCGACATCCGCGACACCGCCACACTGATGCTCACCGAGATCGACCACCCATTCGGGCGCGGCGAACCGGTCTACGACGTCACCTTCGAGAACGTCCAGGCCGGCCTGCGCACCGACTACCTGTTTCGGCTGGCCAATCAGCGCGGTGGCATCGTGCTGGGCACCGGCGACCTGTCCGAGCTCGGACTGGGCTGGTCGACCTACGGGGTCGGCGATCAGATGTCGCACTACAACGTCAACGGCGGGGTACCGAAAACCCTTATCCAGCATCTCATTCGGTGGGTGATCTCGTCCGGTCAGTTCGAAGACGAAGTCGGTGAGATCCTGCAGTCGGTACTGGACACCGAAATCACGCCCGAGCTGGTGCCCGCCGGCGAAGATGAGGAGATCCAGAGCAGCGAAGCCAAGGTGGGTCCCTACTCGCTGCAGGACTTTTCATTGTTCCAGGTGCTGCGGTACGGCTTCCGGCCGTCCAAGATCGCGTTCCTGGCCTGGCACGCCTGGAACGATCCCGACAGCGGCAGCTGGCCGCCGGGCTACCCGGAAGGCAAGCGACCGGCTTACTCGCTCAAGGAGATCCGGCACTGGCTGGGAGTTTTCGCCGCTCGCTACTACTCGTTCAGCCAGTTCAAGCGGTCGGCTTTGCCGAACGGGCCCAAAGTGTCTCACGGCGGCTCGTTGTCGCCCCGTGGTGACTGGCGAGCCCCGTCGGACATGTCGGCACGAATCTGGCTGGCCGAGATCGAGCGGGAAATCCCCGAAGACTAG
- a CDS encoding cation transporter, whose amino-acid sequence MTTVATPARRARLKRRIRLLVAATIAYNVAEAAVALTEGTRVSSAALIGFGLDSLIEVSSAAAIAWQFSAHDPQTREKTALRIVAVSFFALAIYVAIDSVLALVGMQEARHSPIGIGLAAISLAIMPVLSLAQRRAGREVGSFSAVADSTQTLLCTYLSAVLLAGLLVNALAGWWWADPLAALVIAAVAAREGLKAWRGDGCCAPAPMDDCCSGETPWPPSH is encoded by the coding sequence ATGACCACCGTCGCCACCCCCGCGCGGCGTGCCCGGCTGAAGCGACGGATCCGCCTGCTGGTCGCCGCCACCATCGCCTACAACGTCGCCGAAGCCGCCGTTGCGCTGACCGAGGGCACGCGCGTCTCCTCGGCGGCACTGATCGGATTCGGCCTGGACTCGCTGATCGAGGTGTCCTCGGCGGCCGCGATCGCGTGGCAGTTTTCGGCGCACGACCCGCAGACCCGGGAGAAGACCGCGCTGAGAATCGTCGCCGTCTCGTTCTTTGCGCTGGCGATCTATGTGGCCATCGATTCGGTTCTGGCGCTGGTCGGCATGCAGGAGGCGCGCCACTCCCCGATCGGCATCGGGTTGGCCGCCATCAGTCTGGCGATCATGCCGGTGCTGTCGCTGGCCCAGCGCCGCGCGGGCCGGGAAGTCGGCTCGTTTTCTGCGGTGGCCGATTCCACGCAAACCCTGCTGTGCACCTACCTGTCGGCGGTGCTGCTGGCCGGGCTGTTGGTCAATGCACTGGCCGGCTGGTGGTGGGCCGATCCCCTCGCCGCATTGGTGATCGCCGCTGTGGCGGCTCGGGAAGGGCTCAAAGCCTGGCGTGGCGACGGGTGTTGCGCACCGGCTCCGATGGACGACTGCTGCTCAGGAGAGACACCATGGCCACCATCGCATTGA